GTATCACGATGGCAACTGCGATCGCATCGATACTAACCGATACAAAGGTAAGACACGACATAGCAATGACTGGTGAGATTACGCTAACTGGCAGAGTGTTGCCGATCGGTGGTCTAAAAGAGAAGCTTATCGCCGCTCACAAAGCTGGCATCAAAACAGCGCTCATACCTCGCAAAAACTATGACCGCGACCTTGTAGATATCCCAGCTGAAGTAAAGGGCGATATGAAGATCATTGCCGTAGATACGATAGAGGATGTCTTAAAAAACGCTCTTGTAACTAAAAAATAATCCAAATCCTAGCCCCATTTGGCCTCACTTGGAGCTAGGAAATTTTAATAAGTATGCTACGAAGTAAAAATTTAGGCTAGCTTGTTTACTCTTGAATAAAAAATAAATTTTAAAACTTTATTTATTCGCTTTGGCGGACTACTAAAATTTATAAGATATTTTTATAAAATCTAGGTCTTACAAAGCTCGCTGCTAAATTTAGAGCCGCGATGTGCTCTTAAAATTTGCTGTAAAATTTTTAGCTATTTATGCTTTGCTTCATGCTCTAAAAGCCAGATTTTAGTTGGCAAGCCATCTCCGCCAGAGTAGCCACCAAGACCGCTACTAGCTAGCACTCTGTGGCAAGGAACGATGATAGGCACTGGATTTTTAGCATTGGCTGATCCAGCTGCTCGGTAGGCATTTTTGTGGCCTACGGCAAGTGCAAGAGCTGCGTATGTAGTCGTTTCTCCGTATGGTACTTTTTGTAAGGCCTCGTAAATTTTTGCTCTAAAATTAGTTGTTTTTATATCAAGTCTAACGCTAAATTTTTTAAGCCTACCTTCAAAATATACTTTTAACTCATCAAGACAAAGCTTTAAATTTTCATCTTTTACTGCAATTTTTTCAAATTTATCTACAAAATTTATCTCACAAATTCCATTTTCGCTAGCGATGATCTCCAAAATTCCGATAGGCGATTTTAGGTAAGCTTTTGACACATTTGCTCCTTGAAATTTGAAATTTTGGGCAAATTTTACTTTAGTTTGTTTTGCTTTTTGATAAAATGCAAGCAAAACTAGCAATTTTTAGACTAAAAATAACGAGCAAAAAACCACAAAGGAATTTTATGAGCTTTTTTACCGACTACGAAAAACACTTGAGCGAGCGAGAAAAAGAGGGCGTGCCACCGCTTGCATTAAATGTCAAGCAAACAAATGAAGTTTGCGAGCTAATAAAGCTTGCCAGCAATTCTAGTGGTAACAAAAATACGCAAAGCGAGCTAAAATTTATTATAAGTTTGCTTGAAACTCGTATCAATCCCGGCGTTGATGACGCAGCGAAGATAAAGGCAAACTTTCTTGGCGAAGTGATAGATGGGCTTGCTGTTGGCGGTCTTGACGCTATGCGTGCTATTAAAATTTTAGGCAAGATGCTTGGCGGATACAATGTAGAAATTTTGGTGCGAGCTCTAAAAAATAGCGATGAAAATATCGCGCGTGCTGCAGCAAATGAGCTAAAAAATATCATCCTGGTGCATGAATATTTTGACGAGATAGTGAAGCTAAGCAGCAACAATAAATTTGCAAAAGAGGTGCTTGTTTCTTGGGCAAATGCAGAGTGGTTTACGCATAAAAAGCCAATTGAAACCTGTATAAACGCAGTGGTTTTTAAGGTACCAGGTGAGACAAATACTGATGACCTAAGTCCAGCGAGCGAGGCCTATACAAGGGCTGACATACCACTTCACGCAAAAGCAATGCTTGTTAAAAAGATGCCTGAGGGTTTAGAAATCCTAAAAGAGCTAAAAAGTCGTGGCAAAAGCGTGGCGTATGTTGGCGACGTGGTTGGCACTGGCAGCAGCAGAAAGAGCGGTATAAACTCGATCCAGTGGCATTTGGGCGATGAGATAGAGGGTGTGCCAAACAAAAAAACGGGTGGCATCGTGATCGGCACGACCATAGCTCCGATATTTTTTAACACAGCAGAAGACAGCGGTGCACTGCCAATAGTCGCAAACGTAAATGAGCTTGAGATGGGCGATGAGATAGAAATTTATCCATTTAAAGGCGAAATTTATAAACTTACAGACACTGAGAAAAAACTCGTAGCAAATTTCAAACTAAACCCAAATACTCTAAGCGATGAGATAAGAGCAGGTGGCAGGATACCGCTTATGATAGGACGCCAAGTGACCAAAAAGGCCAGAGAGGCCCTAGGGCTTGGCGAAGAGCAAATTTTTATAAAGCCAGATCAGCCAAAAGAGCAGAGCGGTGGCTACACGCTGGCTCAAAAGATGGTTGGCAAGGCTTGTGGCGTAGCTGGCGTGAGAGCTGGTGCCTACGTGGAGCCAGAAATTTTAACTGTTGGCTCGCAAGACACCACTGGGCCGATGACTAGAGATGAGATAAAAGAGCTTGCTAGCCTTAGTTTTGGCGCGGATTTTGTCTTGCAAAGCTTTTGTCACACGGCTGCTTATCCAAAGCCAAGCGACCTTGTGATGCACGAGAGCCTGCCAAAATTTATAAATTTACGTGGCGGGGTAAGCCTAAAGCCAGGCGATGGCGTCATCCACTCGTGGCTAAACCGCATGGTACTGCCTGATATGGTGGGTACTGGCGGCGATAGTCACACGAGATTTCCTATCGGTATCAGCTTTCCAGCGGGAAGTGGTCTAGTGGCGTTTGCAGCGGTACTTGGGATGATGCCACTAAATATGCCAGAGTCAGTTTTGATCAAATTTAAAGGAGAGTTAAAAGAGGGCGTGACACTTAGGGACCTTGTAAATGCGATACCGTATTTTGCGATCAAAAAAGGGCTTTTAAGTGTTGAAAAGAAAAATAAAAAGAATGTTTTTGCAGGTAAAATTTTAGAGATAGAAGGTCTTGAGAGTCTAAAAGTAGAGCAGGCATTTGAGCTAAGTGATGCTTCGGCTGAACGCTCGGCTGCTGCTTGTGTGGTAAATTTGAGCGTTGATAGTGTTGTGGAGTACGTTCGCTCAAACATTGCGCTGATAGAGGCGATGATAAAAGCTGGTTACGAGAGCCGCGAGACTCTGCTTAGACGAAAAGAAAAAATGCAAAAATGGCTTGAAAATCCAACTCTTTTAAGAGCCGATAAAGATGCAAAATACGCTGAAATTTTGGAGATCGATTTATCGCAGATAGATGAGCCGATTTTGGCGTGTCCAAATGACCCAGACGATGTGGCAACGCTAAGTGAAATTTTAGCCGATAACAAAAGAGTGCACAATATCGATGAAGTTTTTGTGGGAAGCTGTATGACAAATATAGGCCATTACAGGGCTCTAGCCAGAATTTTGGAGCATGAGAGCAAGCTTACAACTAGGCTTTGGATCGCACCGCCGACAAAGATGGATAAAAGCACACTTGAAGATGAAGGCGTTTATGAAATTTTTAAAAGATTAAACGCGAGGACAGAGGTGCCAGGCTGCTCGCTTTGTATGGGTAATCAAGCAAGAGTAAACGACAATGCAGTGGTCTTTTCTACATCAACTAGAAATTTTGATAACAGAATGGGCATGGGCGCGAAGGTCTATCTAGGAAGTGCCGAGCTAGCTGCCGTTTGTGCACTACTTGGGCGTTTACCAAGTGTAGATGAATATAAAAAGATAGTAAAAGATAGTCTTGGCTTAAATAAAGATGAAATTTATAAATATCTAAATTTTAATGAAATAAGCGAGTTTAGCATATAAATTTGTTACAATATCGCGAAATTTTAAGGAGCTTTGATGAAAAAAGTAGTTTTTTTTCTCTTTTTTAGCGTTTGTTCTTTGATAAATTTACACGCTTTAGAGTGCAGTGATCTTGCCAAAAAAGAGAGCTTTAAAACTACTCCAAATGATCTTGCTTACGCGAATGAAGGGCTTTTTTACTGTGATGGTTCGCTTTTAAATTTAAAAGAGGTAAAAGAGCTTTTTGATGCGAGTGTGGCTGTGAGAAGTGAGTCTCAAAGTTGCGTTGGTGATAGAGTTTATAAAGAAAATTTAAACAAGCTTAGATGGCTTTTGCTAAAAGCGTCATTTGAACCCGAGTTTTATCAAAAAGAGCTTGCAAAGCCAGAGGTTGCTGAGGGTGAAAAAGATGCTAGGATGGAGTATTTTAGATACTGGGCAAACGAGAGCTTATTTAATTTTTTAAAATATAAAAAATTTATCGAAGCTTACAAAAACGCTCAAACTCCGCTTGTAAAATTTTATGAAAGCCTTGGACTTGATACGCCGAGTGCTGCGTATTACGCAACTAGTGTGGTAAATGAGTTTTTGACATTTAGTGTTGGCAAAAATGTAAATAAGGCTAAAATTTTAACTCCTGAACAAAAGATGATCGCCCAAAAGATAAGCTTTGATGAGCTGGCAAATTTGCTTTATTCGAAAAATTTTACCACCGCTGAGCTTACAAATTTGCTTAATATTGCTCTTTTAAACGAAAAGAGTAGCGATATGATAAAAGAGATCATAAGGCGTGGAGCGGATGTAAATTTAGGTGATGAGACGCCGCTATTTTTTGCGCTAAAAAATATAGAAAATGTAAAAATTTTACTTGCAAATAAAGCTGATGTAAATCATAAAAATTTCTTTGGAAAAAGTGTGCTTTTTTATGCTGTGCAGTTTAGCGATAAGCCACTTTGTGAGCTTTTGCTAAAAAATGGTGCCAATGTAAACGAGAGTTACATAGACGAAAATGCCAAGATGAATATGATAAATTTGGGTATGACGCAAGTTGAAGATACATGCGGTCTAGAACACACAAATAGAAGTGTTTTTATGCATGCAGCAGCTCACGCAACACCAGAAATTTTAAAACTTTTGATGGATAACGGTGCTGATATAAACGCGACTGATGACGCTGGATTTAACGCGCTTGACTATGCCATGAAAGAACAAAACGAAAAGACGATCAAATTTTTAGAAAATTTTGGCTTAAAACCAAATTTCAATTAGGAAAAATCATGAAAAAGACAGCTTTTGTAACCGGTGCAACATCTGGATTTGGTGAGGCGATCGCCAGAAGACTCTCAAAAGAGGGCTACAAGATAGTCGCTCTTGCAAGGCGAGAAGATAGGCTAAAGAAGCTTGCAAGCGAGCTTGGCGATACGCATATCATCGTAGCTGATATACGCGACAAAGAAGCTGTTTTTAAGGCGGTTGAGAGCCTGCCTGATAAATTTAAGGATATCGAAGTGCTTGTAAACAATGCTGGCATGGCACTTGGACTTGAAAAGACGATAGATGCGAAGGTAGAGGACTTTGAGGCGATGATAGACACCAACGTCAAGGGTCTTATCTACTCGACAAAAGCGGTTTTGCCACTACTTTATAAACAAGAAAAGGGCTATATATTTAACCTAGGCTCGACAGCTGGCTCATGGCCATATCCTGGAAGCAACGTTTATGGTGCCACAAAGGCCTTTGTGAAGCAGTTTAGTTTAAATTTAAGAAACGATCTAGTTGGCACAAATATCAGGGTGACAAACATTGAGCCAGGGCTTTGCAAGACTGAATTTAGCGAGGTTAGGTTTAGGGGAGATAAGGCAAAGGCGGATAGTCTTTATGAAAATACAAATTTTATCACATCTGAGGATATCGCGACGATTTTGGTAAATTGTCTAAATATGCCCGGAAGTGTCAATATAAACAGGGTCGAAGTCATGGCAAATACGCAGACTTGGGCTGGGCTTGCGATAGAAAAATTTTAAGGAGTTCTTGTGAGACAAATTTTATTATTACTTTTTTTTAGCGTTGCGCTTTTTGGTGTCGATCCAGAAGTGGCAAAGAGAAACGCTGAAATTTATGGCGTATTTACGCTTATACCACCTGTTGTGGCAATAGCACTTGCTTTTATCACAAAAGACGTTATATTGTCGCTATTTATCGGTGTTTTTAGCGGAACGTTTCTCATAAACATCATTAATGAAAACATCTTTATGGGTATCGTAAAAGGCTTTACAGGTATCGTCTCAAGGGTCGTTGAATCAATGGCTGATAAGACTGATTCGGGTATTTTGCTTCAAGTGCTTTGTATCGGTGGTGTGGTCGCACTCATCACAAAGATGGGCGGTACAAAGGCTGTTGCTCTTTGGCTTAGCAAAAAGGCAAAAACAGGTATCTCAGCTCAAATTTCAACATGGCTCATGGGAATTTTTGTATTTTTTGATGACTACGCAAATGCCTTAATAGTAGGCCCTATTATGAGACCAATAAGCGATAAATTTAAAATAAGCCGCGAAAAACTAGCCTTCATCATAGATGCTACTGCGGCACCGATCGCTGGTATTGCTATCATCTCGACATGGGTTGGCCTTGAGGTTTCACTCATTGAAAAGGGCTATGAGCTAGTTGGAGAGACTGGAATTAACGCTTATTCTATATTTATTGAGACAATTCCATATAGATTTTACAACCTTTTTATACTATTTTTTATAGTTTGTACTGCTTTGATGGAGCGTGAATACGGCCCAATGCTATTAGCTGAAAGACGTGCCAGAAAGGGCGAACTTCACTCTGGCAAAACTCAGATCCAAGACTTAGAAGATAAAACACTTGAGCCAAAAGAAGGCGTAAAACTAAGCGCCTCAAACGCTGTCGTGCCACTTCTTGTGCTAGTTATAGGCGCATTTACTAGCTTTTACTTTAGTGGTCTTGCTGCACTTGAGGGCGATGCTCTTAAAAATGCACTTGCCAATCCGCTTGCATTTTCAACATTTAAAGATACTTTTGGCGCGGCAGACTCAGCTACATCACTATTTCAAGCAGCGTTACTTGCTAGTATTGTAGCTATCACAATGGGTGTTTGGCGTAAAATTTTTGACGTAAAAGAGGCTATCAGCACATGGGTAAAAGGCTGGAAAACTATGATAATTACAGTTGTGATCTTACTTCTTGCGTGGAGTCTTAGCGCTGTTATAAAAGAGCTTGGTACATCAAGATATCTGGTTGATCTACTAAGCTCATCAACACCTAAATTTATCCTACCAGTGGCTGTTTTTATCCTTGGTTCATTTATAAGCTTCTCAACAGGAACAAGCTACGGCACGATGGGTATTTTGATGCCTTTAGCTATTCCACTAGCTTACGCTGTTGGTAAAAATTACGGCTTAGACGGAGATGCTATGCATGCATATATGATTGTAAATATATCAGGCGTACTTACAGGTGCGATCTTTGGTGATCACTGCTCTCCGATCTCGGATACTACGATACTTTCATCAATGGGTGCAGGATGTAACCACATCGACCACGTCTCTACACAAATGGTCTATGCTTTAAGCGTTTGTGCGGTGAGTGTGTTAGTCGGCTATCTACCTGTTGCATTTGGCGTTAGCGTTTGGATAGCACTTCCATGCGGATTTTTAGCGATTTGGGCATTAGTTAGATTTGTCGGTAAAAAGGTGGAAGCGTAAATTTGGACTGCAATTATTTAAAAGAGTGCGGCTCTTGCACTCTTTTTACTCCTTATGATGAGCAAATTTTATTTAAAACTGATCTTGTAAAACAAAATTTTTCAGAGTTTTATGATGGCAAATTTGATGTGTTTAGCTCCAGTCCAAAACACTACCGTACAAGGGCTGAGTTTGGTATCTGGCATGAAGGCAGCGAGCTTAGTTATACCATGCATGCAAGCGAAAAAGGTAAAAGAATTTTTATAGATGAGTGCTCTAAGGTTTGCGAGCAAATTTCTACTCTTATGCCAAGTTTACTTAAAAGTTTGCAAGAGAGTGAGATGCTGCGTACAAAGCTTTTTGGAGTGGAATTTATCTCTTGTAAAAGCGGCATTTTGGTTACGCTGCTTTATCACAAAAAGCTTGATGGTGATTTTGAATCGGCTATGAAAATTCTAGCTAGCAAGCTTGACGTCACCATACTTGCTAGATCTCGCGGGCAAAAGCTGCTAAGTGGCGAGCTAAATCTGATCGATGAGCTAGATGTTGGAGGTCAAATTTATAAATTTAGCCTCTCTGAGAATGCCTTTATCCAGCCAAATAGAGCCGTAAATGAAAAGATGATTGCTTGGGCAAAAGAGTGTATGCAAGGCGGTGCTGACCTCCTTGAGCTCTACTGCGGACATGGAAATTTTACTATTCCGCTTTCGTTTAAATTTAATAATGTACTTGCCACTGAAATTTCAAAGAGCTCGATCGCAAATGCCCTTAAAAACTGCGAGCTAAATAAGGCTAAAAACATCAAATTTTTGCGTATGGACGCTGATGAGCTTATGAGCGCATTTGCTGGCGTTAGGGAATTTAATAGACTAAAGGATATAAATTTAAGCGATTTTAACTTCTCTCACGTCCTTGTTGATCCGCCCCGTGCAGGACTAAGCGAAAGTGTCGTAAATTTTATCAAAAATTTCAAAAATATCATCTATATCTCGTGCAATCCAGAGACTCTAAAAGAAAATTTAAAAGAGCTTTGTAAAAGCCATAAAGTGATAAAATTTGCCATTTTTGATCAGTTTGCAAATACTCATCATATCGAGTGTGGCGTGCTACTAAGGGCAAAAGAATAATTTAAAAAAGGAAAAATAAAAAATGGTTTCACTAAATAAAATCATCCAAGCAAAGATTACGATCGGTCATTTCGTAAATAAAACTCCATTTGCTCTGAGTGCGAAACTTAGTAAAAATTTGGGAGCAAGCATCTATCTAAAAGAAGAAAATTTACAACGAACCGGCGCATATAAGATAAGAGGCGCATACAATAAAATAGCTAGCCTAAGCGATGAGGAGAGAAAGCGTGGCGTCGTGGCTGCAAGTGCTGGCAATCACGCTCAAGGCGTTGCGATAAGTGCGAAAGAATTTGGCGTACACGCTTGTATCATCATGCCAGAATCAACCCCGCTTCTAAAGGTTGCTGGTACGAAAGACCTTGGTGCAGAGGTTATTTTAAAGGGCGATAATTTCGATGAGGCGTACGCTTTTGCGGTTAATTACGCCAAAGATAAGGGCATGACCTTTGTTCATCCATTTAACGATGAGTATGTCATGGCGGGACAAGGCACTGTTGGACTTGAGATGCTTGATGAGATAAGCGACCTTGATATAGTCATTGTCCCAGTTGGCGGCGGTGGGCTAGCTAGTGGTGTGGCTAGTTGTATAAAGCAGGTCAATCCAAAGACAAAAGTAATCTGCGTTGGTGCAAAAGGCGCTCCAGCAATGTTTAATAGCTATGGTGCTAAAAAGAGCATAAACTCAAAGTCGGTTCGCACCATAGCTGATGGCATCGCTGTGCGTGATGCGAGCGAGATCACACTGGCAAATATTGTAGAGTGCGTAGATGAGTTTGTACAAGTCGATGACGAGGAGATCGCAACTGCGATTTTGTTTTTGCTAGAGACTCAAAAGATCGTAGTTGAGGGAGCTGGCGCAGCTGGCGTGGCAGCACTTATGCATGATAAAATCAAATTTAAAAAAGGCGCAAAGATAGGCGTGGTACTAAGTGGTGGAAATATCGACGTACAGGTACTTTCTATTATCATCGAAAAGGGTCTTATCAAGTCTCACCGCAAGATGACTTTGCAAATAACGCTTGTGGATAAGCCAGGAGCGCTCATGAGTCTAACAGATAGTCTCAAATCAGCAAATGCAAACATCGTGAAAATCGACTACGACCGCTTCTCAACAAGGCTTGACTATGGCGATGCAAGCATTACGATCACGCTTGAGACAAAGGGTCTTGAGCATCAAGAAAAGATCAAAGAAGTGCTTACTAAAAACGGTTTTTCTTTCACTCAACTATTTTAATTTAATGGCTCGCTACTATTTAAAGTAGCGAGCACGATTTACCTATTAAAACAAAATTTCAAATTTTGCATTTATGCTGTTTGACTTCACGTCTTTAGCAAAAGCACCTGTGTAAGATAAACCTAAATTTATATTTTTATAAACATTAGCTTTTACACCAAGGCTAGCTGTGCCAAGATTGCGCACCTCTTTTCCTTCAAGCTCCAAGTATCCAGCATTTGCGATATTTACGCCGATATTTGGTCTTGTATCGCCAACTAGTCTATTGTAGGCTAGATCAGCTTCGAATTTCATCTTTGTGCTACCAAGACTAAATGGTACGCTAGGGTTTAGACCTATGCTAAATACACCTAAATTTCTAGCTTTTTCATCAACATCCATTCTGAAAATCCCTACATTTTGGCTGGTAATATCAGTTTTCATACGTAGATAGCTTGCGCCCACATAAGGATTTAGTGAGAAAGTTGAACTTTTAAAGCTAGTTAGTGCCAAATTTGCGTAAGTAGTAAGTGCTTTTTCTTTGCTCTTTACGTGTTCATTTGAGTAAAAGCTTGCGATTGTAGCACCATTTTGTGTTTTTCGTTTTGCATTTGTGTATATGAGACCAAGGTCTAGTTTTGTACTGGCGATCTGGCTTTTTCCGTAGATGCCAATGCTTGTGCCTTTTGTTTTATAGGCATCATCGCCATCTTCTTTTACTTTTTCGTTGCTAGCACCAAGCACACCACCAAGTGTGAAAGCATCATTTACGCTACCGTCAAATCCAAAAAGCTGGGTGAATGAGTTTGCTTTTACATCATCAGATTTCATAGCGTTAGCCATGGTATTTGACCAAAATTTCATGCCATTTACATCACTTGCTTTTGCTCCAAATGGATCAAATTCGTGGTTGATGATGGCATTTTTTAGTAGGATGCTTTCTAGTAAAAACGCATTATGTTGAGCTAAATTTGCATTATTTGCAAATGTTTTTAGCGTATCACTTGCTTGTTTTGGTGTAGCGTAGATGAAGTGTCTATACAGGTCGCTCGTTATGACTGCTGGTCTACTTCTAAACGGAGAAGCGAGGAGTGCTGGCCTGCTAGCAGTGCTCTCTATGAGCTGTGCTACTCTCTTTTGGTTATCGTTAGCTGCGATACTTGTCATCGTGTTTTCTGATTTTTTGAGTGTGAGCTCTAGCTTGCTGTCACTATAATTTCTAGTAAGGTCAAAAAATGCGTATTTTTTTGAGATGGTGTCGTTGTAGCCACTAAAATTTCCAGTTACGGCGTAAGTTTTTTCCTTTGAGCTATCATCATAGAGTCTTTTCATGATATCTACATCTGGCTCGCTTATATCTATAATAGAGTTCTTCTCAAAATTTAGATTTAAATTTGCTGCATTATTTGAGATGATATAACTACCACCTGTTTTTATAGTAGCTTTTACTGTGTCACTTGTACTTTTTCTAGTTACATCTTTAAAAGATAGCTTTTGAGAAAATTTATTTTTATCAATCTCTCTAACGCTCATCTCTTTAACAATCTCAAGTGCACCACCATTTTCAACTACTACTTCGCTTGATTTTAGTGATTGATTTAGTGCTGTGATTTTGCCACTTTTTATTATAGTCTTGCCAGTGTATGAGTTGTTACCTGCTAGTTTTAGAGTGCCTAGACCTCTTTTGATAAGAGTCCCTTCATAGCCTTCGTTAGCTCTTTGTTCTCTCGCTTTTTCTCTAGCATTGCCTATATCAAGTTCAGCCCTTTGCTCGGCTGTTAAATTTGACATTTGTTTAAGTTCGGCCTTGCGATTAGCCCAAATTTGTGCCTCTGCTTCATCTTCAGTCTTTCTATATTTTATAGCTACATCGCTGATATTATTTGAGTAAAGATCATCTACGTCTAGACTTACATCAAATACGCCTAGTAGCTGTCCTGGTCCAAACATAGCCTTTGACATATCAAGTACTCCCCAGCCCCAGCGCTCATCAGGTACGCCAAGTGGTGCAGTAAAACCAGAAATTCTTCTTGTATCAGCTGGCTTTTTAAACTCATCTCTAACTTGTCTTGCGGTAGTTAGTAGAACATCTCTTGCTTGAGTATTACTCATATATGAATATCTTTGCATGACAAGACCAAGTGCGCCAGTGACGTGTGGAGCTGCCATTGATGTACCATCCCAGCTGTCATATCCTGCCTCTCCATTTTTAGGATCAACTGTGCTTGATTTTATACTTTTACCAGGTGCTGCGATACTCCACCATTTTGAGTGACCTGCTGTGTTAAAGTATTGTGCATCGCCATCTGTCACTCCAGTGACGTTTATCCAGTATTTTTCAGCATCTGGACGAAAATATGGAAGCATTGCTCTTGTGTATGACTCTTTCATGCCATTTCTATTTCCGGCAGTGAAGACTTGAATAATGCCGTATTTTTTGGCGACTTCATAAGCAGCATCTAAGAAATTTTTACCATTTGTGACAAATGGATAGTAGCTTTTATAGGCTGCGTCAAGATCTTTTATATCTAAGCTATTGCCACCATCAAATCCAATTGCTCCCTCATAAGCTTTATAAAATTTTCGGTTTGAACCCCAACTATTATTTATAGCTCTTGCACCAGCTTTAGCTAGTCCCTCATAAGATGCTAAAAAGAAGTTGTAGTCTTGGTTTGGTCCATATGTCATACCATCGGTTCCGCCAGTATTTCCTACTATAAGTTTTGAGTCAAATGCTACACCATGCATCCCTTTACCATCTCTTGAGCCAGCAATTGTGCCAGCTACGTGCGTGCCGTGCGAGTCGTTTACACCAGCGATCCAGTTGCCATCAGCTTCAAATTTATCACCTTTTTTAAAGTCGCCAAAGTCAGCTCTATTTTTATCAGTGCTTCCCTTTTTTAAAAAAGGAGAGTTGCCGTGCTCAGTATCTGGATATTTTTGTCCGTCTTTGTAGTAGCTACCAGAAATTTTTAGTGCGCTTATCCTACCGTCACTAAGTTCAGGGTGGCTAAGTAATGCGCCAGAGTCCATAACGCCAAGCGTCACACCTTTGCCTGTCACTCCAAGAGCATACGCAATAGCTGCATTGATACGCTTTAGTCCCCAGTATGCTTCATATTCAGCGCTCTGCCAGCTACTTATGTCGCCAAATTTACCACTTTCTTGATCGTTGGCTTTTAGCGAATTTGTAAACAAAAGAGCACAACAAGCTGCACTTATAAAAATACATTTTTTATTTAAAATGGATCTTTTCACATCTCATCCTTTTGCATAAAATTTAAATGGATTGTAATATCCTTAAAATAAATTATTAATTAAAATATTAAAATTTATGATAAAAATTTACTTTAATAATCCCTTTTTTACGCTATTTTTACTATAAGATATGAAAAAATAATTAAAATGGTATCACATAAATATTATTAATTACGATTTTATTTTAAAACAATTATTTAAATATAATTTTTAATAAAAGTAGAATTTCATCTCTGCTTTACAAATTTAAGCTAAAATAGCAAGCTTTAAAGGAGAAAAAATGAGCGAATATGCAAATTTGATATTAGCTATCTTATTAGCTGTTTTGGCATTTGCATTTTATAGGTCAAATAAGGCGTTAAAAAAGGCAAAAGATGATAGTGAAAATCTCTCAGTTAGCACCGAAATTTCGCAGCTAAAAAGCATCGGCGAGCTATCTGTTTTTCAAGTTTATAGCAAAGAGATCGTCACAAAAACTGATCATGCGTTTGGAAATT
The sequence above is drawn from the Campylobacter concisus genome and encodes:
- a CDS encoding ankyrin repeat domain-containing protein gives rise to the protein MKKVVFFLFFSVCSLINLHALECSDLAKKESFKTTPNDLAYANEGLFYCDGSLLNLKEVKELFDASVAVRSESQSCVGDRVYKENLNKLRWLLLKASFEPEFYQKELAKPEVAEGEKDARMEYFRYWANESLFNFLKYKKFIEAYKNAQTPLVKFYESLGLDTPSAAYYATSVVNEFLTFSVGKNVNKAKILTPEQKMIAQKISFDELANLLYSKNFTTAELTNLLNIALLNEKSSDMIKEIIRRGADVNLGDETPLFFALKNIENVKILLANKADVNHKNFFGKSVLFYAVQFSDKPLCELLLKNGANVNESYIDENAKMNMINLGMTQVEDTCGLEHTNRSVFMHAAAHATPEILKLLMDNGADINATDDAGFNALDYAMKEQNEKTIKFLENFGLKPNFN
- a CDS encoding methylated-DNA--[protein]-cysteine S-methyltransferase; the protein is MSKAYLKSPIGILEIIASENGICEINFVDKFEKIAVKDENLKLCLDELKVYFEGRLKKFSVRLDIKTTNFRAKIYEALQKVPYGETTTYAALALAVGHKNAYRAAGSANAKNPVPIIVPCHRVLASSGLGGYSGGDGLPTKIWLLEHEAKHK
- a CDS encoding SDR family NAD(P)-dependent oxidoreductase; this encodes MKKTAFVTGATSGFGEAIARRLSKEGYKIVALARREDRLKKLASELGDTHIIVADIRDKEAVFKAVESLPDKFKDIEVLVNNAGMALGLEKTIDAKVEDFEAMIDTNVKGLIYSTKAVLPLLYKQEKGYIFNLGSTAGSWPYPGSNVYGATKAFVKQFSLNLRNDLVGTNIRVTNIEPGLCKTEFSEVRFRGDKAKADSLYENTNFITSEDIATILVNCLNMPGSVNINRVEVMANTQTWAGLAIEKF
- a CDS encoding bifunctional aconitate hydratase 2/2-methylisocitrate dehydratase, whose amino-acid sequence is MSFFTDYEKHLSEREKEGVPPLALNVKQTNEVCELIKLASNSSGNKNTQSELKFIISLLETRINPGVDDAAKIKANFLGEVIDGLAVGGLDAMRAIKILGKMLGGYNVEILVRALKNSDENIARAAANELKNIILVHEYFDEIVKLSSNNKFAKEVLVSWANAEWFTHKKPIETCINAVVFKVPGETNTDDLSPASEAYTRADIPLHAKAMLVKKMPEGLEILKELKSRGKSVAYVGDVVGTGSSRKSGINSIQWHLGDEIEGVPNKKTGGIVIGTTIAPIFFNTAEDSGALPIVANVNELEMGDEIEIYPFKGEIYKLTDTEKKLVANFKLNPNTLSDEIRAGGRIPLMIGRQVTKKAREALGLGEEQIFIKPDQPKEQSGGYTLAQKMVGKACGVAGVRAGAYVEPEILTVGSQDTTGPMTRDEIKELASLSFGADFVLQSFCHTAAYPKPSDLVMHESLPKFINLRGGVSLKPGDGVIHSWLNRMVLPDMVGTGGDSHTRFPIGISFPAGSGLVAFAAVLGMMPLNMPESVLIKFKGELKEGVTLRDLVNAIPYFAIKKGLLSVEKKNKKNVFAGKILEIEGLESLKVEQAFELSDASAERSAAACVVNLSVDSVVEYVRSNIALIEAMIKAGYESRETLLRRKEKMQKWLENPTLLRADKDAKYAEILEIDLSQIDEPILACPNDPDDVATLSEILADNKRVHNIDEVFVGSCMTNIGHYRALARILEHESKLTTRLWIAPPTKMDKSTLEDEGVYEIFKRLNARTEVPGCSLCMGNQARVNDNAVVFSTSTRNFDNRMGMGAKVYLGSAELAAVCALLGRLPSVDEYKKIVKDSLGLNKDEIYKYLNFNEISEFSI
- a CDS encoding Na+/H+ antiporter NhaC family protein — its product is MRQILLLLFFSVALFGVDPEVAKRNAEIYGVFTLIPPVVAIALAFITKDVILSLFIGVFSGTFLINIINENIFMGIVKGFTGIVSRVVESMADKTDSGILLQVLCIGGVVALITKMGGTKAVALWLSKKAKTGISAQISTWLMGIFVFFDDYANALIVGPIMRPISDKFKISREKLAFIIDATAAPIAGIAIISTWVGLEVSLIEKGYELVGETGINAYSIFIETIPYRFYNLFILFFIVCTALMEREYGPMLLAERRARKGELHSGKTQIQDLEDKTLEPKEGVKLSASNAVVPLLVLVIGAFTSFYFSGLAALEGDALKNALANPLAFSTFKDTFGAADSATSLFQAALLASIVAITMGVWRKIFDVKEAISTWVKGWKTMIITVVILLLAWSLSAVIKELGTSRYLVDLLSSSTPKFILPVAVFILGSFISFSTGTSYGTMGILMPLAIPLAYAVGKNYGLDGDAMHAYMIVNISGVLTGAIFGDHCSPISDTTILSSMGAGCNHIDHVSTQMVYALSVCAVSVLVGYLPVAFGVSVWIALPCGFLAIWALVRFVGKKVEA